In a single window of the Clarias gariepinus isolate MV-2021 ecotype Netherlands chromosome 16, CGAR_prim_01v2, whole genome shotgun sequence genome:
- the fahd1 gene encoding acylpyruvase FAHD1, mitochondrial has protein sequence MSTRNITRFWEWGRKIVCVGRNYAEHAKELKNELPTEPVLFLKPPTAYVKEGSPILVPHYSSNLHHEVELGVVVGRAGREIPQISAMEHVAGYALCLDMTARDAQDKCKAKGLPWTLAKAFDTSCPVSDFIPKERIPDPAAVELWLEVNAETRQRGSTAQMIFSVPYLISYISRVMALEEGDLILTGTPKGVGAVHEHDELQAGIEGVISMTFKVGRQASGHS, from the coding sequence ATGAGCACAAGAAACATTACGCGTTTTTGGGAGTGGGGAAGGAAGATAGTCTGCGTGGGGCGCAATTACGCAGAACACGCCAAAGAGCTGAAGAACGAGCTGCCCACTGAGCCCGTGCTCTTCCTCAAGCCGCCCACCGCGTACGTGAAGGAGGGCAGTCCGATCCTGGTGCCTCACTACTCCTCCAACCTGCACCATGAGGTGGAGCTCGGCGTAGTGGTGGGCAGAGCGGGCAGAGAGATCCCGCAGATCTCCGCCATGGAGCATGTCGCCGGATACGCGCTGTGTCTGGACATGACCGCGCGGGACGCTCAGGACAAGTGCAAAGCCAAAGGGCTGCCCTGGACTCTCGCCAAAGCCTTCGACACGTCCTGTCCCGTGAGCGACTTCATCCCGAAAGAGCGGATCCCGGATCCAGCCGCTGTGGAGCTGTGGCTCGAGGTGAACGCCGAGACGCGGCAGAGAGGCAGCACGGCGCAGATGATCTTCTCCGTGCCCTACCTGATCAGCTACATCAGCAGGGTCATGGCGTTAGAGGAAGGAGATCTCATACTGACCGGGACTCCCAAAGGAGTCGGAGCCGTGCACGAGCACGATGAGCTTCAGGCCGGTATCGAGGGTGTCATCAGCATGACGTTTAAAGTCGGCAGACAGGCCTCAGGACACAGCTGA